A genome region from Manis javanica isolate MJ-LG chromosome 3, MJ_LKY, whole genome shotgun sequence includes the following:
- the LOC140848229 gene encoding protein Cripto-like isoform X1, with amino-acid sequence MDCRKMERFSSSVILIVAISKAFEFQVAAGLGHRELARPPVRGGGSLPTLEETAAHHRPSQLVPSTGVQDSRQLNKTCCLNGGTCMLGSFCACPPTFYGRNCEHDLRKENCGSVPHDTWLPRKCSMCKCWRGWLRCLPQTFLPGCGGHVMDEHLAASRTPELPLSACTPLMLAGFCLAVQSFH; translated from the exons ATGGACTGCAGGAAGATGGAGCGCTTCTCTTCCAG TGTGATTTTGATCGTGGCCATTTCCAAGGCTTTTGAATTTCAAGTGGCCGCTG GGCTGGGCCACCGTGAACTTGCACGGCCTCCCGTCAGAGGTGGCGGCAGCCTTCCGACCCTGGAGGAAACCGCGGCTCACCATCGACCTTCCCAGTTGGTGCCGTCCACGGGAGTCCAGGACA GCAGGCAGCTAAACAAGACCTGCTGTCTGAATGGGGGGACTTGCATGCTGGGCTCCTTTTGTGCCTGCCCCCCCACCTTCTATGGGCGGAACTGTGAGCATGACCTGCGCAAAGA GAACTGCGGGTCTGTGCCCCACGACACCTGGCTGCCCAGGAAGTGTTCCATGTGTAAGTGCTGGCGCGGCTGGCTTCGCTGCCTTCCTCAGACATTTCTGCCGGGCTGTG GTGGCCATGTGATGGACGAGCACCTCGCAGCTTCCAGGACGCCAGAATTACCACTGTCCGCATGCACCCCTCTGATGCTAGCTGGCTTCTGCCTCGCTGTACAAAGTTTCCATTAA
- the LOC140848229 gene encoding protein Cripto-like isoform X2, with the protein MERFSSSVILIVAISKAFEFQVAAGLGHRELARPPVRGGGSLPTLEETAAHHRPSQLVPSTGVQDSRQLNKTCCLNGGTCMLGSFCACPPTFYGRNCEHDLRKENCGSVPHDTWLPRKCSMCKCWRGWLRCLPQTFLPGCGGHVMDEHLAASRTPELPLSACTPLMLAGFCLAVQSFH; encoded by the exons ATGGAGCGCTTCTCTTCCAG TGTGATTTTGATCGTGGCCATTTCCAAGGCTTTTGAATTTCAAGTGGCCGCTG GGCTGGGCCACCGTGAACTTGCACGGCCTCCCGTCAGAGGTGGCGGCAGCCTTCCGACCCTGGAGGAAACCGCGGCTCACCATCGACCTTCCCAGTTGGTGCCGTCCACGGGAGTCCAGGACA GCAGGCAGCTAAACAAGACCTGCTGTCTGAATGGGGGGACTTGCATGCTGGGCTCCTTTTGTGCCTGCCCCCCCACCTTCTATGGGCGGAACTGTGAGCATGACCTGCGCAAAGA GAACTGCGGGTCTGTGCCCCACGACACCTGGCTGCCCAGGAAGTGTTCCATGTGTAAGTGCTGGCGCGGCTGGCTTCGCTGCCTTCCTCAGACATTTCTGCCGGGCTGTG GTGGCCATGTGATGGACGAGCACCTCGCAGCTTCCAGGACGCCAGAATTACCACTGTCCGCATGCACCCCTCTGATGCTAGCTGGCTTCTGCCTCGCTGTACAAAGTTTCCATTAA